In a genomic window of Glycine max cultivar Williams 82 chromosome 13, Glycine_max_v4.0, whole genome shotgun sequence:
- the LOC100776745 gene encoding linamarin synthase 2 encodes MDSLLHIQKPHVVCVPFPAQGHVNPFMQLAKLLHCVGFHITFVNTEFNHNRFVKSHGPDFVKGLPDFKFETIPDGLPPSDKDATQDVPALCDSTRKTCYGPLKELVMKLNSSSPEMPPVSCIIADGVMGFAGRVARDLGIQEVQLWTASACGFVGYLQFEELVKRGILPFKDENFAIDGTLDKSLNWISEMKDIRLKDLPSFIRTTTLDDTMFDFLGSEARNTLRSSSIIINTFQDLDGEAIDVLRIKNPNIYNIGPLHLIDRHFLEKEKGFKASGSSLWKNDSKCLAWLDKWEPNSVIYVNYGSITVMTEHHLKEFAWGLANSKQHFLWIIRPDVVMGESISLPQEFFDAIKDRGYITSWCVQEKVLSHPSVGAFLTHCGWNSTLESISAGVPMICWPFFAEQQTNCKYACTTWGIGMEINHDVRREEIAKLVKEMMMGEKGMEMKQKSLEWKKKAIRATDVGGSSYNDFYKLIKEVFHHSVL; translated from the exons atggatTCACTACTTCATATCCAAAAGCCTCATGTTGTATGTGTACCATTTCCAGCACAAGGCCATGTAAACCCCTTTATGCAACTAGCCAAACTCCTTCATTGTGTGGGTTTCCACATAACCTTTGTGAACACTGAGTTCAACCACAACCGTTTTGTCAAGTCCCATGGACCAGACTTTGTTAAGGGTCTCCCTGATTTCAAATTTGAGACCATACCCGATGGCTTGCCGCCTTCGGATAAGGATGCAACTCAGGATGTTCCAGCACTGTGCGATTCTACTAGGAAAACTTGTTATGGTCCATTGAAAGAGTTGGTGATGAAGTTGAACTCTTCTTCCCCTGAAATGCCTCCGGTTAGTTGCATCATTGCTGATGGGGTTATGGGATTTGCTGGAAGAGTCGCAAGGGATTTGGGTATACAAGAGGTTCAACTTTGGACAGCCTCAGCGTGTGGTTTTGTGGGATATTTGCAATTCGAGGAACTGGTGAAAAGAGGCATTCTTCCATTCAAAG ATGAAAATTTTGCTATTGATGGCACCTTGGATAAGAGTTTAAATTGGATTTCTGAAATGAAGGATATTAGACTCAAAGACCTTCCAAGTTTTATCAGAACGACCACTTTGGATGATACTATGTTTGATTTCTTGGGTTCTGAGGCACGAAACACTTTGAGATCATCTTCAATCATCATTAACACATTCCAAGACTTAGATGGAGAAGCCATTGATGTCCTTAGGATCAAGAACCCTAACATATATAACATTGGCCCACTTCACTTGATTGATAGGCATTTTCTTGAGAAAGAAAAGGGCTTCAAGGCTAGTGGATCAAGTTTATggaaaaatgattcaaaatgcTTAGCATGGCTAGACAAATGGGAACCTAACTCAGTCATATATGTTAATTATGGAAGTATAACGGTGATGACAGAGCATCACTTGAAAGAATTTGCTTGGGGACTAGCAAATAGCAAGCAACATTTCTTATGGATAATAAGGCCAGATGTAGTAATGGGTGAATCTATATCTTTGCCACAAGAGTTCTTTGATGCGATCAAGGACAGGGGATATATAACAAGTTGGTGTGTTCAAGAGAAAGTGCTTTCTCATCCATCAGTTGGGGCCTTTCTAACCCATTGTGGTTGGAATTCTACACTTGAAAGTATATCTGCAGGTGTGCCTATGATTTGTTGGCCTTTCTTTGCCGAGCAACAAACAAATTGCAAGTATGCATGCACAACTTGGGGAATCGGAATGGAAATTAACCATGATGTTAGGAGAGAAGAGATAGCAAAGCTTGTGAAGGAAATGATGATGGGAGAAAAGGGAAtggaaatgaaacaaaaatcctTAGAGTGGAAGAAGAAAGCAATAAGAGCTACTGATGTTGGAGGATCATCTTACAATGATTTCTATAAGTTAATAAAGGAGGTTTTTCATCACAGTGTTCTTTAA
- the LOC100792744 gene encoding vegetative cell wall protein gp1, with protein sequence MSWLLIILFLSLTHGSFSETSHDKKLPYAVVVGTVYCDTCSQQEFSIGSHFISGASVVAECKDGNSIQSFKKEVKTNEHGEFKVQLPFRVRKHVRRIKGCTFKLLSSSEPHCSVASVSTSSVSLKTRKQGEHTFSAGLFSFKPLQKPNVCNQNQNEFSPNTYPSKPTPDKTTVFKTNPTTKSSDKSKSANKNLAEDFFFPPNPFFPPPLVPNPFQPPPLIPNPFQPPPLIPNPLQPPSPPLIPNPFQPPSPPPLIPNPFQPPPSPPTLFPNPFQPPPSPPPLIPNPFQPPPSPPPSLFPPFPPIVIPGLTPSPPPPPPPKPIFPPLPPLFPPLFPPPHTPGTPPASASKNHPYP encoded by the exons ATGTCTTGGCTCCTTATAATTCTGTTTCTCAGCCTCACACATGGTAGTTTTTCAGAGACTAGCCACGACAAGAAGCTTCCTTATGCTGTTGTGGTTGGCACTGTCTACTGTGACACATGTTCTCAACAGGAATTCTCCATTGGAAGTCATTTCATTTCAG GTGCCTCAGTAGTTGCAGAATGCAAAGATGGAAATTCAATACAAAGTTTCAAGAAAGAAGTGAAGACAAATGAACATGGGGAATTCAAAGTGCAGCTACCATTCAGAGTGAGGAAACATGTTAGGAGAATCAAGGGATGCACTTTCAAGTTGTTAAGTAGCAGTGAACCTCATTGTTCTGTGGCCTCAGTTTCCACTTCTTCAGTGAGTCTCAAAACAAGAAAGCAAGGAGAACACACATTCTCAGCAGGGTTGTTCTCATTCAAACCATTACAAAAGCCCAACGTTTGtaaccaaaatcaaaatgaattttCTCCAAATACATACCCATCGAAACCTACCCCAGATAAGACTACAGTGTTCAAAACCAATCCAACAACCAAAAGTTCAGACAAATCTAAATCAGCTAACAAAAATTTAGCTGAAGATTTCTTTTTTCCACCAAACCCATTTTTCCCACCACCATTGGTCCCCAACCCATTTCAGCCTCCTCCCCTAATTCCAAATCCCTTTCAGCCACCTCCTCTGATTCCAAATCCACTGCAACCACCAAGCCCACCACTCATTCCAAACCCATTCCAACCACCAAGCCCACCACCACTCATCCCTAACCCATTCCAGCCCCCTCCAAGCCCACCAACTCTCTTTCCTAATCCTTTCCAGCCCCCTCCAAGCCCACCACCACTTATCCCTAACCCATTCCAGCCTCCTCCAAGCCCACCACCATCTTTGTTTCCCCCTTTCCCACCAATAGTAATACCAGGTTTGAccccatcaccaccaccacctccaccaccaAAACCAATTTTCCCTCCTTTGCCTCCTCTATTCCCACCTCTGTTCCCTCCACCTCACACCCCTGGCACACCCCCTGCTTCTGCTTCTAAGAACCACCCTTATCCTTGA